Genomic segment of Saprospira sp. CCB-QB6:
TCCTTGGTTTATGCGGGTAAAAATCAAGCATAAAAAGCATCGTCAGGCGCGTTGGTTAATTCGTTTATTGGGTTTGCCTTTTCGATTATTTCCCAAGAATTTTGAGGGTTGGGCGGATGATTATATAAGTATGGGGGTGCATTCGGTAACGCATATAGATGCGCCTTGGCATTACTCGCCTACTTGTGGGGGGCAGCGGGCAAAAACCATAGATGAGATTGATTTGGGGGATTGTATAGGGCCTGGATTAGTGATAGATATGTCGCATAAGGCTGATTTTGATCCAATTACGGAAGCGGATATTCGTGCTTTTTTGGAGCGGGAGCATTTAGTTTTAGAAGAGGGGATGATTGTGTTGATTCGGACAGGGGCGGATAAGTATAATGGAGAGCCAGATTTTCATCAGCGGGGAACGGGAATGAGTGCAGAAGCCACTCATTTTTTAATTGATCAGGGGATAAAAGTGATGGGCATAGATGCTTGGGGCTGGGATACGCCTTTGCCTGATCAGATTCGGCGGGCGAAAAAGGGGCGAGATCGTAATATTTTTTGGGAGGCGCATTTGGTGGGGCAGGAGAAGGAGTATTGGCATATGGAGCAGTTGGTCAATTTGGATGCGCTGCCTTATTCGGGTTTTGAGCTGGCTGTATTTCCCTTGAAGATAGAGGGGGCATCGGCTGCACCTGCTCGGGTCGTGGCTTTTTTGGAAGAATAGTGTGTTTTGTTAAGAGGGTCACAAAAGTAAAAAAGACAAAA
This window contains:
- a CDS encoding cyclase family protein, which codes for MKKRKIIDLSKAIRENKRDPWFMRVKIKHKKHRQARWLIRLLGLPFRLFPKNFEGWADDYISMGVHSVTHIDAPWHYSPTCGGQRAKTIDEIDLGDCIGPGLVIDMSHKADFDPITEADIRAFLEREHLVLEEGMIVLIRTGADKYNGEPDFHQRGTGMSAEATHFLIDQGIKVMGIDAWGWDTPLPDQIRRAKKGRDRNIFWEAHLVGQEKEYWHMEQLVNLDALPYSGFELAVFPLKIEGASAAPARVVAFLEE